The following are encoded in a window of Streptococcus pasteurianus genomic DNA:
- the gla gene encoding aquaglyceroporin Gla — protein sequence MDVTWTVKYITEFIGTALLIILGNGAVANVELKGTKGNNSGWVIIALGYGFGVMIPALMFGNVSGNHINPAFTLALAVSGLFDWSHVPQYITAQLLGAMFGQLLVVMTHKPYYLKTENPNAILGSFSTISAVDDGTKESHKAAWINGFLNEFLGSFVLFFGAMALTKNYFGAELVAKLTNYGYDATTAASQVAPYTTGSLAVAHLGLGFLVMTLVASLGGPTGPGLNPARDLGPRIVHALLPKSVLGEHKGDSKWWYSWVPVIAPILAGIAAVALFKLLYL from the coding sequence ATGGATGTTACATGGACTGTGAAATATATCACAGAATTTATCGGGACAGCTTTACTCATCATTCTTGGTAATGGTGCAGTTGCTAATGTGGAACTTAAGGGGACAAAAGGGAATAACTCTGGGTGGGTTATCATCGCACTTGGGTATGGTTTTGGTGTTATGATTCCTGCACTCATGTTTGGTAACGTTTCAGGTAACCACATTAATCCAGCCTTCACACTTGCACTTGCAGTTTCAGGTTTGTTTGACTGGTCACACGTTCCACAGTACATCACTGCTCAATTACTTGGTGCAATGTTTGGTCAATTGCTTGTCGTTATGACACACAAGCCATACTACCTTAAAACTGAAAATCCAAATGCTATCCTTGGTTCATTCTCAACTATTTCAGCTGTTGACGACGGCACAAAAGAAAGTCACAAAGCCGCTTGGATTAACGGTTTCTTGAATGAGTTCTTAGGTTCATTCGTACTTTTCTTCGGTGCTATGGCACTTACTAAAAACTACTTCGGTGCAGAATTAGTTGCAAAATTGACTAACTACGGTTATGATGCTACTACAGCAGCAAGCCAAGTTGCACCTTACACAACAGGTTCACTTGCTGTTGCTCACTTAGGACTTGGTTTCCTTGTAATGACACTTGTTGCATCACTTGGTGGTCCTACTGGTCCTGGTCTTAACCCTGCACGTGATCTTGGTCCACGTATCGTTCATGCTTTGCTTCCTAAATCAGTTCTTGGTGAACACAAAGGCGATTCTAAATGGTGGTATTCATGGGTACCAGTTATCGCTCCAATTCTTGCAGGTATTGCAGCAGTAGCCTTATTCAAACTCTTGTACCTATAA
- a CDS encoding CppA N-terminal domain-containing protein, with the protein MTLFDEVTFRHPVLRINNRDHNIEFYKKLGFKLVNEENAIAEFSTKQKKASFVIEESPSPYTHAVEGTKKLNKIVVKIPNADEVTAILGNSVAVERLFKGKNGYAFETLSPEGDLFLLHSEDDIQQLTEIDSVNFPKNDELKEVSDFSFESMTLNVADEAAARAFYDDVFEGQFPLDIQFVQAQGADLAVDPLETWDVEILECQVPDNYDLKALASFLEDKGQTVYLDKKASVLVLSDPSNIEIWFIK; encoded by the coding sequence ATGACTTTATTTGACGAAGTTACGTTTAGGCATCCCGTTTTGCGAATCAATAATCGTGATCACAACATTGAGTTTTATAAAAAATTAGGTTTTAAACTAGTTAACGAAGAAAATGCGATTGCTGAGTTTTCAACCAAACAAAAAAAAGCTAGTTTTGTTATTGAGGAATCACCATCGCCCTATACACATGCTGTTGAGGGAACAAAAAAACTTAATAAGATTGTTGTTAAAATTCCGAATGCCGATGAAGTGACAGCTATCTTAGGAAATAGTGTTGCTGTTGAGCGTCTCTTTAAAGGTAAAAATGGATATGCCTTTGAAACGTTATCACCAGAAGGTGACCTTTTTCTTTTACATTCTGAAGATGATATTCAACAATTAACTGAAATCGATAGTGTCAATTTCCCTAAAAATGATGAGTTAAAAGAAGTTTCTGATTTTAGCTTCGAAAGTATGACACTTAACGTGGCTGATGAAGCAGCTGCGCGTGCCTTTTACGATGATGTTTTTGAAGGACAATTTCCGCTTGATATCCAATTTGTGCAAGCGCAAGGTGCAGATTTAGCCGTTGACCCGCTTGAAACTTGGGATGTGGAAATTTTAGAATGTCAAGTTCCTGACAATTATGATTTGAAAGCCTTGGCTAGCTTTTTAGAAGATAAAGGGCAAACTGTTTATTTGGATAAAAAAGCGAGTGTCTTAGTACTTTCTGACCCTAGTAATATTGAAATTTGGTTTATCAAATGA